The Maniola jurtina chromosome 9, ilManJurt1.1, whole genome shotgun sequence genomic sequence ACGCGTTCCGTGCGCACCTAAGAATTAAATCATATTTTCAAAAGGTAGTGCAACCGCTTTTTCGCTTTCTTTCTTCTATCTGGGTAGGTTCTGATGTAACACGTTTCCTTCTATTGTGCGTGCAGTATCCCTCCTTTCGCAACCTTATGGCTCGTTCGTCGATTAAGGCCTTTAGATCTCCGTTATTATTAATACGcaaatttatttctttaataattACAAACTCACAGTGGAGTATCTTATctgaaaaatctttaaaatacaCCATAATATAGGTAACTCAGGTAAGTGGTAAGTAAATTACCGTATGTAGCACTCTGTCTAGACCATACTCGACGACGCTCAGTTCCCCCGCTCGATGCAAGAGGCAGGCACCGCCTACTGCTGCGTAGATCCTTTCACCGGAACCACTCCAAGGGATCTATTGCCAAATCaactaattttcaaaattgtttaaacAATCAGGCCTAGCGGTCTTAAGCGTTCGGTTGCGATTCCCAGAGAGACGCAGCTCAggttgacatgagttactcacaaattagtcgatattataactaatttcttaaactggaccctttcaagtaaacattttgatataaacctgtgaggatgatactgccattggcgcaattaaaatgccataagcctactttgtcgtattagtttacaaattgcaaaaaccaaattaaatttgaatttcgcgggcagacccgtctcatacACCTTAAGACCATATGCTTAGACTCCCGCTGTTTATCGCAGCCTCCGATGATGATGTTACGCCAGCAGCTCAAAGCGGCTTTTATAATATCACTAAGAAGCtctgaaaatacaaaaataggtaggtccaaagtataaagtaaaattaaaactgaCCTCGCTTGTCAAACCACGAGCAATGTCGCAAAGAATCAGGCTATTACTGGTACGACATACTGCATACCAGTCATTTCCTGAAAATAACATAATTATGCAACAATTCATTCTACCCAACTAAAAGAAGATTAGGTGTAGAATTAAGCAATTAAGTGTGTTTATCCGTTCATTTGTTCCCTTACAATTGCCAAACTACTAattcgattttgatgaataagaaTATGTCCTTACTTTCGTCTTGGCGCTCCGAGTGATGATTAGGTATACTAAAATTGTATAACAAATCTAATAATATGGCGGATATGTGATATGACAATCAAAAATATGAcagtaaaaaaattgtcatGAAATGTTTCTTGTTGTgcacattttgaaaattataagcATATTCTTACTATGCATTTAGGCATCACAAATTGTCATCCCAGATGTTTACCAATAAATCGAACGTGAAAGATGTCGGGCGCAAGCTTGGTGGTAACGGTGAGCGGCGGCGAGTCGCCGGCCAAGCGCGACAGCAGCAGCTGCCGCGCGCTCACGTGCTGCACCTCCACCACGTCACGCCACACCCAGCGTCTGCGATCAATAGCAACAAACCGAACGTGAAACATGTCGGGTGCGAGTTTGGTGGTGATGGTGAGTGGCGGCGAGAGAGTAGAGCTAATGAGTGGTAGGTAAAAGTGGGTAAGTAGGTAAGAATACAGAATACACATTcctattccattccatcagcctgtatgcgtccactgctgggcataggcctttccaagagcgcgccgccaaacacggtcctccgccatcctcatccacccgctcctcaccaccttcttcaggtcatcagtcGTCCCAcgctgcgcttaccggtacacGATCTCCAGTTCAGAACATGTCTGCTCCATCGGCCGTCGGtcctacgacaggcatggcctgcccattgccacttcagcttgctaatcctttgagctatgtcggtcgcatttgttctgcgaatttcctcgttccggatacACATAACGGAACATAAAGCTGCCTCATTGCATTTTTATTgcagcgcttggctgcaatcagactcgctgGCAAgggatgatacagcctaagatggagcgcgctaaTTTGCTCTCACTGACCTCAGAACAGCTTCGAACTGCAAGACAGCTCCAGTCTGCGAGGCCACGGCCAGCCGAGTGCCGTCGCCGCTCCACGCGAGCGCGCGGCACGCGTACAAGTTGGCTATGCTCAGCGTGGACAGCTCTATGGCGCCCGACTCCTTCACTTCCCCTATCAGACACCCGTCGAATATGCCGAAGGCGAGAGTCTTCCGACAAGTAAAAGATTTTAACAGGTAAATAATATCATGATGTGAACAATTTTATGTGCCTAATAGCAGACCCCATCGCATCAAATCTTTGGTTTTCAGacagcaaacagacagacacatttccGCATTTCTTTTCACAATTTTCTTAAAGTTTACAGTTTCGCCCCTCAACTATTCTATCAAGACATCTATACGACAAAACGGGTATATATTATtaacgtttaatttttttagagaAGTAGGTACATGCTTCCTCCCTAATCTCGTATTTCTTTTGTTACGTCATAATGTTCTCCAACAGTCAACGGGATTGGGGACACTTTTATTAATTTCACAATATGTATTATTGCGAGAAAATTCTATTCGAATGTTCGATCGCCGTGATCTGTATGAATATCGGCGAGCGGTATAGATACCTGGCCAGAAGGGCTCAGAGCGGCCGAGATGAGGTCTCGCCTGTCCGGCGGCAGGCTGGGCTCCAAGTTGCGCACGAGAGCGCCGCGCTGCGCCTCGTACATCGCTATGCGCCCGTCGCACGACCCCACTATCAActgaagacagacagactagtctatacttaggctgagatttatagagcgcactttgactttgctcagaattaagtttcagttaaaacgagacaggtttatgTCAGATGTATACCGCTGTCTCGCtctaacagtgtcttaagtctgagcaaagtcaaagtgcgctctacagatttcaGCCTTACTTCTAACATACTCGATGAAAGTTTTCAGgccaaaataatatttctatttcaattAGTTCTATAAAAGACTCAATGGGTCAAAATTATATACGAAAGGTATTACAGTTAGTGTAGTAGTTTCTGATATATCGATAGAGAATAACTTACGTAAGGTGCCATCAGCACAAGGGCGGTAGGGGGTAGAGCGTAGCGCAGCAACAATCTACCGTTGAGGTAAAGTGTCCCGTCCACGTGGCCTGACGCTAATGTCGCCTCAGTGCCGCTGCCTTTGGCCAAAGCTACGCAGCACGCACCGGCCGACCACAAGCTGGAACTCTTGTTGGTTTTGCAGTCTAGTGAACTgtatatcaaagtcaaagtcatttattcaaattgggtaccattgtaccCTTTCAggctgattgtcaaacaatgatgtaatagtaataattaattacgttaacttaaaactaaagctacgagggttccaaaggCGCCAAAGTCTTATTCCGTCcatatccatgctaatattatatatgcgaaggtgtgtctatctgtctgttagtttttcacGGCGTAACAGTTTACTTAGGTAatcaattttgattaaaatgctattttttatcccggaaaatcaaagagttcccacggaactCTTAAAAGCTCATCCGtttaatttaaccgatttatatgaaatttggtacagaggtagtttgcctCCCAAAACTTGACATATGCAGGTAGTATATGTAACTTTTCATCtcagaaaagcaaagagttcccatgggatttttaaaaacttaaatccacatggacgaactcgttggcatcagctagtcggttgataataacgatgatgatgaacctCACCGAATCTTTCCATCACTGGTTCCAGTAAAGAAACCATGTTCAGCGGGCAGCAGCTGCAAAGGCGCGCCGGTGAGCGGGAACTTGTTGCATATCACCTTCTTGCCGCTCCAGTCCGCCCCGACTCGATATACAAACACCATGTTATCGCTTTGCGCTACTCCAAGCAGCTCGGAATTCTCGCTGAAGGCCAaacctattaaaatattatggtcTTTGTAAACTTAAAGAATACGTTAAGTTATGTAGGTaaaccataaaaaaatttaactccACCTATTGTCTACCGCCGCCGTTTTCGCTTATACgttaaaaccggtcaagttcgaatcggactcgcacaccaagggttACGAcatccgtactatcgtacaagatataatactaagtactttttttaatttgcatgtcAACGATTTTGAAATTCGCTATCTTGGTTTTTATTATATGTTGTTAAAACATCAGTAGAAATACTCTGTGAAtatttcagctctctacctattacaattCATGAGATATAATAGCTTGCTAACAGAcacacggacggacagcggaggcttagggATAGGCTCCCGTAGGTACTACGAAACACTAAAAAATTACCTTTACCTGTAATTTAATTCAATACAAACCTGTAATAACATAAGATTTTTTTCCAGCGGCCGCGTCGGAGGGCTTAGTGCTGAATTTGTCGCGGCGCACTCCGTCCCGGTCGAACAAGAGCACTATGCGGTCTGCCGTCGCTACTGCTAACTTCACATTGTTCGGAGACCAGCTGACATCTGCTACAGGGCTGTCGGTCTCCTGTAAAAGATTACTGTGAAATTCAGACTTCTGACGTGCGATTTTCAGACGGACTAAAGATGAACGCCCACTTATCCGTGCCGAATGCGTCGaacgagtcgaacgaaacgaattttagatttcagcctaagggGGATCTGCCCACGATGGTGCTCACATTTCTCAAAGGATGAGtccttaaaaataaacattaaaaaaagtatttaaaagctttaacaatttattaaattttaagggtgtctggcaggggttACCAAGATACTGTCTggtaatgcatgacgtgatttctaatactgcaatattaaaaaaatgactttaattttgacgaaagattttatgtCTTTTGTTACCCCTTATCTGCCAGTGATTCAAACGTAaaagtcgctgatcgttcctccctatgttggggacaatgcacaggaaaactttcagcttttataaaataacgaaggcctgACCCTCACAGGCTCTTCTTTCATCTATGTACATCATCGATGTAatgtacatatacatacatttgTTAAAAAGAGTAAAGTCCGCTGGTTCCATAATAATCCATTAATGCGCTCTGTTCTTTTACCTACGAGACTCGTGTAAGTATAGAAAATCGTTTACCTGAGCTTCCAAAAGagttttagaatattttaatCGCATAGTCACTTAATCTTAACAACTACAAACACGCCttcagaatattattttaatatatttgttTCCGTTGCCTAGTAACCAAAATCAAATTTTACCGCTTTATTTCAAACTGACGTTACAGCTCTAGGTTCTAgcattttaagtattttatctTATCTATGCCCACCTTCACGATGtatcgatataatataatacttacatTACGTTTTCGataacactaataataattataggggACCCATTCCAACCTCACGCTCTAATTTCTCAATCAAAGTAGAACGATAATTTCTGATCCATCTTTTATAATTAATGTATGTACATTCATGATATTATCGCCAAAAAATATCGATGTATCGTAGACAAAATACCGATATTTCGATATCTCGATACTTTTATGTCTGATGTCTGCAGTTATAGTCTGTGGCTTAGAGTAACTTAGGGATGAGCGTTAATGTCAAAGTAGGCATTGAGATCGATCGTAGTTAGCCTTTTAATATCGATATTCTAATATCAAAATAACGATATTTTCTAATATTGACGGTTTTCAACACTTCGATTTGAAGGCATAACTTATAAGAGACCATGATCAACTACTGCAACTTAAAGGGTTAATACGTTATTACAAGaaattaatagatattatattattttatccttAATAATAAGaagtttaattatatttttattgataccttcCTATTTGAAATTGGCGTAAAccgtaaaagtttttttatttatttaattattttaatttatttttagttttaatttagatgtaagtttattttgtaaaaaataactgTTATGTTGCCGTCAATactcaaataaaagtttaattgttatttattagctgatgcccgcgattgcgtccgcgtggatttaggtttttaaaaatcccgagggaattttgattttctggaataaaattaGCCTAGGTATGTCATTCTACATTTTACAGGTCTTTGACCAtgtaccaacacaaaaaaaaaccggccaagtgcaagtccgAAATAACACGTTATAGTCGCAAACAGATGCTTTACTGTttgcttttttgcatttatgttatgGGTGGTGATAGTGCTTGACAGTAGAACTTTGTAGTATTGACAGGAAACAATTGGACGTCAGTTATAATACAACTTAACTTACCtaacattgaaattattttattaatatagtaaaaaatatgttgATAGGACGTAGGAGTAGCAGTATAGTTGACTATCTATTCCCATAGTTTCCTATCAAGGCTCAGTAAGATAAGCGACTtccaataataattgataaatcGGCTTTCATTGCAGCTAAAGACCAGAAAATAAAATTCCTCGCCATATTGCAGCGCTAGTGGCGCCCCCGGAGTAAGTTTTTTAGGGATCCATGTCAAAACTAGTTAACTAACTAGTTTTGACCTGGATCAAAAAATGGTATGGCATCCGGTATTAGAAATATTATCTACCGATTGGCATTGAGAAAAAATGTGACTTGGATGATTGGATCCCTTTTACATGGACCGATTCCATAATATTGCactcaaagagtatgtaatcactacatTTGCACTCTTATGTTTGTACTTGCTAAAAATTTAGATATTTCGAAATGAACCTTTGAGGTTCTCATTATCGATACttaaatatcgatattttaGCAATATCGATATAATTGACATATCGCCAGACGTGAGACGCCCGGCCATCCCTAGGTAACTCTTTCTTTCAAAAGTTCTGCGATTGACAAGACGTTGTGAGGTTAGAAAATTTATAAATCCATTTTAATCCGTGTGCGAAAGTGCGTATTTTAAATATTCTTTTCTAAATTTTCGTACTACAAACCTTTTCTTTTGAAAGCTAGCAGTTATTTTTGGCGATTTCTTTAAATTATGTCTCATTTACCAAAACATCACTGTCGgcattatttacaaaatagtCGTTCTTTGTTGATGAAACTCGTGTATTTCAGGACGTCATGCCTTTTGAGCGTTACGTAGAACCGGGGCGCGTCGCCCTGGTAGCCGACGGTCCTTTGAAAGGCAAGTTGGTGAGTGTGGTGGATGTCATCAACCAGACAAGGGCTCTCGTCGACGGGCCTGGTAGCGGTGTCCCGCGACAACAGATACGTCTGAACCAGCTTCACCTTACGAAGTTCCGCCTTAAATACTCCTTCACAGCGCCCACACGCGTCGTAAGGAAAGCATGGACAGAGGCGAAACTCAATGAAAAATGGGCTGACAGCCAGTGGGCTA encodes the following:
- the LOC123868265 gene encoding 60S ribosomal protein L14; the encoded protein is MPFERYVEPGRVALVADGPLKGKLVSVVDVINQTRALVDGPGSGVPRQQIRLNQLHLTKFRLKYSFTAPTRVVRKAWTEAKLNEKWADSQWAKNLAKKEKRAQMTDFDRFKLTSARVKRNRARTAVFKSMKAKAARSGTFGKKRLPKTPAKKVRTKKASAAKPAKK